One window of Nymphaea colorata isolate Beijing-Zhang1983 chromosome 1, ASM883128v2, whole genome shotgun sequence genomic DNA carries:
- the LOC116255399 gene encoding two-component response regulator-like APRR3, giving the protein MDRRAGEDTAEPPDVTGTSATEEAARPVAAPSTGAAPRAGGRIIRWDRFLPWRFLRVLLVEHDDSTRQIVTVLLKKCSYQVVAVADGLRAWTILKEGHYKVDLVLTEVMTPSLSGIDLLSKIMGNDVCKNLPVIMMSSHDSMGIVFNCMLKGAADFLVKPVRKNELRNLWQHVWRRRCSGSSGNCFGNEIPGPGRIGAISDNNIASNRMSINSDNSLKTGQSCEKGSDTQSSCGQSDTPSRGLEGLPHETEDKSLHDEAQLHASKPDLKSEKEYAASTIHLVDDDTSKSFEQKVSLPSQATSSSKQVQGSKSGDESAFILENAGSTSCKEGSNDPEFDNDLNDGCSKEVIDFVVGTTGQQKHECEGPDNVSRVAGLLVGEEQFLSQNENAPKVVAKPCWELPLRRPLFGSLDEQEFQHKHVLNHSNASAFSRYGDKGNHHGYMRNCDSDRQFDANVGPVDFACKAIIKSPEGSACEAVASCQHGKGENLGFCVVGPSVDDSDSSCRITKEVVCPHAQVGVVPLPIPVGAIPFNGLCTSYGALLQPIFYSESGLAWHHPIDKKVMEKYDVKHAYYGELHAEHEHHSDDHNQGLVEQEVAQDSAIVVGGIPSSATGLARNASSRSDPTDYGSNHNVEDGSAAADNGANFGTNNVDIFEASNSTMMDHDRSTHREAALTKFRLKRKNRCFEKRVRYYSRKKLAEQRPRLKGQFVRQTVSETKKKGAISDE; this is encoded by the exons ATGGACCGTAGGGCCGGGGAGGATACGGCGGAGCCGCCGGATGTCACCGGAACGTCGGCGACGGAGGAGGCCGCCCGGCCTGTGGCGGCGCCGAGCACCGGGGCCGCGCCGCGGGCGGGGGGGCGGATCATTCGGTGGGATCGCTTCCTTCCATGGCGGTTCCTCAGGGTCCTGCTCGTCGAGCATGACGATTCCACGCGCCAAATCGTCACCGTCCTCCTAAAAAAATGCAGCTACCAAG TCGTGGCAGTGGCCGACGGGCTCAGAGCGTGGACAATCTTGAAGGAGGGGCATTACAAGGTCGATCTTGTGCTCACTGAGGTTATGACGCCATCGCTATCCGGAATCGACCTCCTATCCAAAATTATGGGCAACGATGTCTGCAAGAATTTGCCCGTTATCA TGATGTCCTCGCACGACTCGATGGGCATAGTCTTCAACTGTATGCTCAAAGGTGCTGCCGATTTCCTCGTGAAGCCCGTGCGCAAGAATGAGCTAAGGAATTTGTGGCAGCACGTGTGGAGGAGACGATGT TCTGGTAGTAGCGGAAATTGCTTTGGCAATGAAATTCCTGGCCCGGGCAGGATCGGTGCGATTTCGGACAATAACATAGCTAGTAACCGTATGAGTATAAATTCTGATAACAGCCTGAAAACCGGACAAAGCTGTGAGAAGGGGAGTGATACTCAG agttcttgtgGGCAATCTGACACTCCAAGCAGAGGACTTGAAGGTTTGCCTCATGAGACAGAGGACAAGTCTCTCCATGATGAAGCACAGCTACATGCAAGTAAACCTGATTTGAAATCGGAAAAGGAATATGCAGCTTCAACAATTCATTTGGTAGATGATG ATACGTCGAAATCATTTGAACAAAAAGTGTCACTCCCGAGTCAAGCAACTTCATCCTCTAAACAGGTCCAAGGAAGCAAATCTGGTGATGAATCTGCATTTATACTGGAGAATGCAGGTTCCACCAGCTGTAAAGAGGGTTCTAATGATCCTGAATTCGACAATGATCTTAATGATGGATGCTCAAAGGAAGTCATTGATTTTGTTGTTGGAACTACTGGTCAACAAAAACACGAGTGCGAGGGCCCGGATAATGTTTCTCGTGTGGCTGGGCTTCTGGTTGGAGAAGAACAGTTCTTGAGTCAGAATGAAAATGCGCCTAAGGTTGTTGCCAAGCCATGTTGGGAACTTCCCCTCAGAAGGCCGCTTTTTGGTAGCTTAGATGAGCAAGAGTTTCAACACAAGCATGTCCTAAACCATTCCAATGCCTCTGCATTTTCTAG gtATGGAGATAAAGGAAATCATCATGGTTACATGCGGAATTGTGACAGTGACAGACAATTTGATGCTAATGTTGGTCCTGTTGATTTTGCTTGTAAAGCAATCATCAAATCGCCTGAAGGAAGTGCATGTGAAGCTGTGGCATCTTGTCAACATGGTAAAGGGGAAAATTTAGGCTTCTGTGTGGTTGGACCTTCAGTTGATGACTCTGATTCTAGTTGCAGAATAACCAAAGAAGTAGTATGCCCTCATGCTCAAGTTGGTGTGGTACCCTTGCCTATTCCAGTTGGAGCAATTCCTTTCAACGGCTTGTGTACCAGCTATGGTGCTCTGTTGCAGCCGATTTTTTATTCAGAATCTGGTTTGGCATGGCATCATCCTATAGATAAAAAGGTAATGGAGAAATATGATGTAAAGCATGCTTATTATGGCGAGCTGCACGCTGAACATGAGCATCATTCAGATGACCATAACCAAGGGCTAGTGGAACAAGAGGTTGCTCAAGACTCTGCAATTGTTGTGGGCGGAATACCTTCATCTGCCACTGGTCTTGCTCGAAATGCAAGTAGCAGAAGTGATCCCACTGACTACGGAAGTAATCATAATGTTGAAGATGGAAGTGCAGCTGCTGACAATGGTGCCAATTTTGGAACTAATAATGTTGATATCTTTGAAGCCAGTAACAGTACGATGATGGATCATGATCGTAGTACACATCGAGAAGCTGCCTTGACTAAATTTcgcctaaaaagaaaaaacagatgcTTTGAGAAGAGg GTCAGATACTACAGCAGGAAGAAATTAGCAGAGCAACGGCCACGGCTGAAAGGACAGTTTGTGCGTCAAACAGTTTCTGAGACGAAGAAAAAAGGGGCAATTTCTGACGAATGA
- the LOC116258962 gene encoding uncharacterized protein LOC116258962, which translates to MAVQPNLLIRTSCSSARIHDPKHCSRPRTSISNGSLRNTFLYLGLVVVLSSILVIFIVFCMASSPCNPSFSVAIACFNFSGSRPSARWDLNIVAGNPNRYNGIDYRQVGVYMVYHGEVQAKTNLLPFYHQKLNTTTISTHLAMEPGYATEPVAGLVVADQSAGEVEFDVWISAVVQFKTFRDVQRRRFLWFQCNSIRVYWQEGAGKRSSSRPIKCDNEPL; encoded by the coding sequence ATGGCGGTGCAACCGAATCTCCTTATCAGAACCAGCTGCTCCTCCGCCCGAATTCACGACCCAAAACACTGTTCCCGACCGAGAACCTCTATCTCTAATGGCTCTCTCCGCAACACCTTCCTCTATCTTGGTTTGGTCGTGGTGCTCTCTTCCATCCTCGTCATTTTCATTGTCTTCTGCATGGCCTCCAGCCCCTGCAACCCCAGCTTCTCCGTCGCCATCGCCTGTTTCAACTTCTCCGGCTCTCGACCCTCCGCGAGATGGGATTTGAACATAGTCGCTGGCAACCCGAACAGGTATAACGGCATCGATTACAGGCAGGTCGGAGTTTACATGGTCTACCATGGAGAGGTTCAAGCGAAGACTAACCTACTCCCCTTTTACCACCAGAAGCTCAACACCACGACCATCAGCACCCACTTGGCCATGGAGCCGGGATACGCCACCGAACCGGTGGCCGGACTGGTGGTTGCCGATCAGAGTGCCGGAGAGGTTGAGTTCGATGTCTGGATATCGGCGGTGGTGCAGTTCAAGACCTTCCGTGACGTGCAACGCCGGCGGTTCTTGTGGTTCCAGTGCAACTCTATAAGGGTGTATTGGCAAGAGGGTGCGGGCAAGAGGAGCTCAAGCCGGCCTATCAAATGTGACAATGAACCACTGTGA